A genomic window from Streptomyces broussonetiae includes:
- a CDS encoding ABC transporter permease → MIGSWTAGLARHRTGRLLAALAGIALAVALVAALGSFLTASKATMTQRAVRSVAVDWQVQVQPGADPGAVMSLVRKAPGTRAALPVGFAHTTGFTARVQGSTQTTGPGMALGLPDGYRALFPDAIRTLSGSPTGVLLAQQTASNLHAAPGDTIGVQFAGIGVRQVKVDGVVDLPQADSLFQTVGAPSQSQPTAPPDNVVLLPAARFAALTRGASAVTTQIHVARDDARLPSDPAAAFTAVTGAAHNLEARSAGAALVGNNIGAALDSARQDALYAQILFLFLGVPGAVLAAALTAAVASAGSERRRQEQGLLRLRGLRPRQITALAGLEAALIGLLGGLAGLGIAALSGRLAFGAASFGAGAGTWAWYGTAFVLGAAVAAGAVLVPALRDLRTVTVAETRKESGARSTRNPWWMRYGLDFALLIGSWLVFRASSGNQYALVLAPEGVPSISVSYWALLGPALLWIGAALLLWRLTLLALTHGRPALARLARPLTATLAGTTAATLSRRRRPLARSVVLLALAVSFALSTAVFNATYRQQAEVDARLTNGADVTVTEPPGARVPPGAGSALKISGVRHVEPLQHRFAYVGSDLQDLYGVRPDTIARATSLQDAYFAGGTAQQLMRKLAQRPDNLLVSVETVNDFQLAPGDTVNLRIQDARTKALRTVPFHYAGIAKEFPTAPKDSFFVANAAYIAKATGSDAVGAFLLDTGGTHQKQIATRLRSQLGTSATVTDLTQTRGTVGTSLTSVDLAGLTRIELAFAVLLAAGAGGLVLALGLAERRRTFAIATVLGARTRQLRGMVLTEALLLAAGGLAGGAVIGWALSEMLVKVLTGVFDPPPATLAVPGVYLTLTGVAALTAVLAAALNGIRGARRPAVEELRDL, encoded by the coding sequence ATGATCGGCTCGTGGACGGCCGGCCTGGCCCGCCATCGCACCGGACGTCTGCTGGCTGCGCTGGCCGGGATCGCCCTCGCGGTCGCCCTGGTCGCCGCGCTGGGCTCTTTCCTCACGGCGTCGAAGGCGACCATGACCCAGCGTGCCGTGCGCTCGGTCGCCGTCGACTGGCAGGTCCAGGTACAGCCAGGCGCCGACCCCGGCGCGGTGATGTCCCTGGTCCGCAAGGCGCCGGGAACCCGCGCCGCCCTGCCCGTCGGTTTCGCCCACACCACCGGCTTCACCGCGCGCGTCCAGGGCAGCACCCAGACCACAGGCCCCGGCATGGCCCTCGGCCTGCCCGACGGCTACCGCGCCCTCTTCCCCGACGCCATCCGCACCCTCTCCGGCTCCCCGACGGGCGTCCTGCTGGCCCAGCAGACCGCCTCGAACCTGCACGCCGCTCCCGGCGACACCATCGGCGTCCAGTTTGCCGGCATCGGAGTGCGACAGGTGAAGGTGGACGGTGTGGTCGACCTGCCCCAGGCCGACTCGCTCTTCCAGACCGTCGGCGCACCCAGCCAGTCCCAGCCGACTGCACCGCCGGACAACGTCGTCCTGCTGCCCGCCGCCAGGTTCGCCGCGCTGACCCGCGGTGCCTCTGCGGTCACCACCCAGATCCACGTGGCGCGCGACGACGCCCGCCTGCCCTCCGATCCGGCTGCCGCCTTCACCGCCGTCACCGGCGCCGCCCACAACCTGGAGGCCCGCTCCGCGGGCGCCGCACTGGTCGGCAACAACATCGGCGCCGCCCTCGACTCCGCCCGCCAGGACGCCCTGTACGCCCAGATCCTCTTCCTCTTCCTCGGCGTCCCCGGCGCGGTCCTGGCCGCCGCCCTGACCGCCGCGGTCGCCTCGGCCGGCAGCGAACGGCGCCGCCAGGAGCAGGGCCTGCTGCGCCTGCGCGGCCTGCGCCCCCGCCAGATCACCGCCCTCGCCGGGCTGGAAGCGGCGCTGATCGGTCTCCTCGGCGGCCTGGCAGGACTGGGCATCGCCGCGCTGAGCGGCCGCCTCGCCTTCGGTGCCGCCTCCTTCGGAGCGGGCGCGGGCACCTGGGCCTGGTACGGCACCGCCTTCGTGCTGGGTGCCGCCGTAGCTGCCGGAGCCGTCCTCGTCCCCGCCCTGCGCGACCTGCGTACGGTGACCGTCGCCGAGACCCGCAAGGAGTCCGGTGCCCGCAGCACCAGGAACCCGTGGTGGATGCGGTACGGCCTGGACTTCGCCCTCCTGATCGGCTCCTGGCTGGTCTTCCGCGCCTCCTCCGGCAACCAGTACGCGTTGGTCCTCGCCCCGGAAGGCGTGCCCAGCATCTCCGTGTCGTACTGGGCCCTCCTCGGCCCCGCTCTGCTGTGGATCGGCGCCGCGCTGCTGCTGTGGCGGCTCACCCTCCTCGCCCTCACCCACGGCCGCCCCGCCCTGGCCCGGCTGGCCCGCCCGCTGACCGCGACCCTCGCCGGCACCACCGCCGCCACCCTCTCCCGGCGCCGCCGCCCCCTGGCCCGCTCGGTGGTGCTGCTCGCCCTCGCCGTGTCCTTCGCGCTCTCCACCGCCGTCTTCAACGCCACCTACCGCCAGCAGGCCGAGGTCGACGCCCGCCTGACCAACGGCGCCGACGTCACCGTCACCGAACCACCCGGTGCCCGTGTTCCACCCGGTGCCGGATCCGCCCTGAAGATCTCCGGCGTACGGCACGTCGAACCCCTCCAGCACCGCTTCGCCTACGTCGGCTCCGACCTGCAGGACCTCTACGGCGTCCGTCCCGACACCATCGCCCGGGCCACCTCCCTCCAGGACGCCTACTTCGCCGGCGGCACCGCCCAGCAGCTCATGCGCAAGCTGGCCCAGCGCCCGGACAACCTGCTGGTCAGCGTCGAGACCGTCAACGACTTCCAGCTCGCTCCCGGCGACACCGTCAACCTGCGCATCCAGGACGCCCGCACCAAGGCCCTGCGCACCGTCCCCTTCCACTACGCCGGCATCGCCAAGGAGTTCCCCACGGCACCGAAGGACAGCTTCTTCGTCGCCAACGCCGCCTACATCGCCAAGGCGACCGGCAGCGACGCGGTCGGCGCCTTCCTCCTCGACACCGGCGGCACCCACCAGAAGCAGATCGCCACGCGCCTGCGCTCGCAGCTCGGCACCAGCGCCACCGTCACCGACCTCACCCAGACCCGCGGCACCGTCGGCACCAGCCTGACCTCCGTCGACCTGGCCGGACTCACCCGCATCGAACTCGCCTTCGCGGTCCTGCTGGCCGCCGGAGCCGGGGGACTGGTTCTCGCCCTCGGGCTCGCCGAACGCCGTCGTACCTTCGCCATCGCCACCGTCCTCGGCGCACGCACACGCCAGC
- a CDS encoding ABC transporter ATP-binding protein: MPPDEVLVTCTDAALTFGRGTQAVVAVHGAHLEIGAGDRLAVVGPSGSGKSSLLHLLAGLEQPTSGTVTRATSLGPYDIGLVFQGDSLIPALNVVENTALPLVLADRPEGEARQAALAALALVDAVDLADRLPEEISGGQAQRVAVARVLAQSPRLILADEPTGRLDHATGGRVLDALLTAADHTGAALVVTTHDPAVAARLTTRRAMRDGRLLAPEEVP, translated from the coding sequence ATGCCACCGGATGAGGTACTCGTGACCTGCACCGACGCGGCTCTCACCTTCGGTCGGGGCACGCAGGCCGTCGTGGCCGTGCACGGTGCCCACCTGGAGATCGGGGCCGGCGATCGGCTCGCAGTCGTCGGCCCCTCCGGGTCGGGGAAGAGTTCGTTGCTGCACCTGCTGGCCGGGCTGGAACAGCCCACCAGCGGAACGGTGACCCGGGCCACCTCCCTCGGGCCGTACGACATCGGCCTGGTCTTCCAGGGCGACAGCCTGATCCCAGCCCTGAACGTGGTCGAGAACACGGCCCTGCCCCTGGTCCTCGCCGATCGCCCGGAAGGCGAGGCCCGGCAGGCGGCCCTCGCGGCGCTCGCGCTGGTCGACGCCGTCGACCTGGCGGACCGGCTGCCCGAGGAGATCTCCGGTGGTCAGGCCCAGCGGGTCGCCGTGGCCCGGGTCCTGGCCCAGTCCCCCCGCCTGATCCTCGCCGACGAGCCCACCGGCCGCCTCGACCACGCCACCGGCGGCCGTGTCCTCGACGCCCTCCTCACCGCCGCCGACCACACCGGCGCGGCCCTCGTCGTCACCACCCACGATCCCGCCGTCGCCGCCCGCCTCACCACCCGGCGCGCCATGCGCGACGGCCGACTGCTCGCACCCGAGGAGGTGCCATGA
- a CDS encoding ABC transporter ATP-binding protein, producing the protein MASESVLAARELYRFYRAGEEETLALRGVSLRVGRGETVAVVGPSGSGKSTLLACLAGLDEPSGGEVRVDGVRISHRPETERARLRARHIGVLLQTRNLLPHLSVRDNVRLPQRAAGRKPAASARELLTQVGLGERMHALPRQLSGGELARAGLAVALANSPAVLLADEPTGELDGETEQMVLAMLRERAAQGCAVLIVTHSTDVVRSVDRVIALEDGRATDASAQTARPAPQGVPDATG; encoded by the coding sequence ATGGCGTCCGAGTCGGTGCTGGCTGCTCGTGAGCTGTACCGCTTCTACCGGGCCGGCGAGGAGGAGACGCTCGCGTTGCGCGGGGTGTCGCTGCGGGTCGGGCGGGGTGAGACGGTGGCGGTCGTGGGTCCCTCGGGATCCGGCAAGTCGACTCTGCTGGCGTGTCTGGCCGGGCTCGACGAGCCCTCCGGCGGGGAGGTCCGCGTGGACGGCGTGCGCATCAGCCACCGGCCCGAGACCGAGCGGGCACGGCTGCGCGCCCGGCACATCGGCGTGCTGCTGCAGACCCGCAATCTGCTGCCCCATCTGAGCGTGCGGGACAACGTCCGCCTGCCGCAGCGCGCCGCGGGCCGTAAGCCGGCCGCCTCGGCCAGGGAACTGCTGACCCAGGTGGGTCTCGGTGAACGGATGCACGCGCTGCCCCGGCAGCTGTCCGGAGGGGAGCTGGCGCGGGCAGGGCTGGCCGTCGCGCTGGCCAACTCCCCCGCTGTCCTCCTGGCGGACGAGCCGACCGGCGAATTGGACGGGGAGACCGAGCAGATGGTCCTCGCGATGCTGCGGGAGCGGGCAGCGCAGGGATGCGCGGTGCTGATCGTGACGCACAGCACCGACGTCGTCAGGAGCGTGGACCGGGTGATCGCACTGGAGGACGGCAGGGCCACCGACGCCTCGGCCCAAACCGCCCGGCCTGCGCCGCAGGGGGTCCCCGATGCCACCGGATGA
- a CDS encoding sensor histidine kinase: MRQRVVRVALTAALVAVVLLAVPLALAIRSSLYAGQRDTLERAALAAAVRVSPDYATGDPVELPRAPAGGHLGLYDPQQAKRAGSGPGTADAPVHRAFGGEVVRGQSGGDLVAAVPVSHAEQVIGVVRASSPAGAVRDRVLAAWAVLLGVTVVALTIAVLVARRQARALAAPLENLSRHCRAVAEGDLNAWAAPNSIAEIDQVARTHNAMLRSLSELLRRERDFATNASHQLRTPLTGLQLTLEAGLAQDDDTRLRPVLTEALDTTHRLHHTVEEVLRLSRSPDRPRPAARDIGVAHLLLETQEHWHGLFAADGRRLECGTHDAPADVLVPGGPVSEVLGVLLDNARAHGRGTVRLVVRDLNDALAFDVSDEGAAEGEPAQLFDRGHTGGGHGTGIGLALASELAQSIGGRLSLTRRAPATFTLLVPVRGVGSEGNAPACG; this comes from the coding sequence ATGAGACAGCGCGTGGTGCGAGTCGCCCTCACCGCCGCGTTGGTCGCCGTGGTCCTGCTCGCCGTCCCCCTGGCCCTGGCCATCAGGTCCTCCCTGTATGCCGGGCAGCGGGACACCCTGGAGCGCGCGGCCCTCGCCGCGGCCGTACGGGTGAGCCCGGACTATGCAACCGGTGACCCGGTGGAACTGCCCAGGGCGCCGGCAGGGGGGCATCTGGGCCTGTACGACCCGCAGCAGGCCAAGCGGGCGGGCAGCGGCCCTGGGACGGCGGACGCGCCGGTCCACCGCGCCTTTGGCGGAGAGGTGGTCCGGGGGCAGTCGGGCGGCGATCTGGTCGCCGCCGTACCGGTCTCCCACGCCGAGCAGGTGATCGGCGTGGTCCGCGCGTCCTCCCCCGCCGGCGCCGTACGCGACCGGGTCCTGGCGGCGTGGGCCGTACTGCTCGGCGTGACCGTAGTCGCGCTGACCATCGCGGTACTGGTCGCCCGCCGGCAGGCTCGGGCGCTGGCCGCCCCGCTGGAGAACCTCTCCCGCCACTGCCGAGCCGTCGCCGAAGGGGACCTCAACGCGTGGGCGGCCCCCAACAGCATCGCCGAGATCGATCAGGTGGCCCGCACGCACAACGCGATGCTTCGCAGCCTGTCCGAACTTCTACGCCGCGAACGCGACTTTGCCACCAACGCCTCCCACCAGCTGCGCACCCCGCTCACCGGCCTGCAACTCACTCTGGAGGCGGGCCTCGCCCAGGACGACGACACCCGACTACGCCCCGTGCTGACCGAGGCACTGGACACCACCCATCGCCTCCACCACACCGTGGAGGAAGTGCTACGCCTGTCCCGCTCCCCCGACCGGCCCCGCCCGGCCGCCCGGGACATTGGGGTGGCACACCTCCTTCTGGAGACGCAGGAGCACTGGCACGGCCTGTTCGCCGCCGACGGCAGACGCCTGGAGTGCGGCACACATGACGCACCCGCGGATGTCCTGGTCCCCGGTGGCCCCGTTTCGGAGGTGCTCGGCGTCCTGCTGGACAATGCACGGGCGCACGGACGCGGAACCGTGCGACTGGTGGTGCGGGACCTGAACGACGCCCTCGCCTTCGACGTGAGCGACGAGGGAGCCGCGGAGGGCGAGCCGGCGCAGCTGTTCGACCGGGGACACACCGGCGGCGGCCACGGGACAGGCATCGGACTCGCCCTCGCCTCCGAACTGGCCCAATCCATCGGCGGCCGACTCTCCCTCACCAGAAGGGCTCCGGCCACGTTCACCCTCCTCGTCCCGGTCCGCGGGGTCGGCTCCGAAGGCAACGCACCGGCCTGCGGATGA
- a CDS encoding universal stress protein translates to MAKPVVVGVDGSQSSLDAVETAASEAALSGVGLRLVHAFGWPSIHPPPGGPPWDPAGAGVRELLDSTLAEAGQRAREIAPQVDFTREATVGEPLMVLEIASRTASLVVVGSRGLGAFGSLLLGSTAVHLAAHGRCPVLVVRGRPNPTGPVLLAVDGSPAGERAVEFAFAEASMRGADLLALHVWNTWSERAYEGPGDPLNMVVDIDRLREEEQRLLDDTLSPWQTRYPQVTVERRLVRSRIRPALIEASHDAQLVVAGARGRGGFTGLRLGSVSQALLHHAHCPVAVVRGKE, encoded by the coding sequence ATGGCCAAACCTGTCGTCGTGGGAGTCGACGGCTCACAGTCCAGCCTGGACGCGGTCGAGACGGCGGCAAGCGAGGCGGCGCTGAGCGGGGTCGGCCTGCGGCTGGTGCATGCCTTCGGGTGGCCCTCGATCCATCCACCGCCTGGTGGGCCGCCCTGGGATCCTGCCGGGGCGGGCGTGCGCGAGCTGCTGGACAGCACGCTCGCCGAGGCCGGACAACGGGCACGCGAGATCGCACCGCAGGTGGACTTCACCCGAGAGGCCACCGTCGGCGAGCCGCTGATGGTGCTGGAGATCGCGTCGCGCACCGCCTCGCTCGTCGTGGTGGGCAGCCGCGGGCTGGGCGCGTTCGGCAGCCTGCTCCTCGGTTCCACCGCCGTACATCTGGCCGCCCACGGTCGCTGCCCGGTGCTGGTGGTACGGGGCAGGCCGAACCCGACCGGTCCCGTGCTGCTGGCGGTGGACGGCTCCCCGGCAGGCGAGCGAGCTGTCGAGTTCGCCTTTGCCGAAGCGTCGATGCGCGGTGCGGACCTGCTGGCCTTGCACGTGTGGAACACCTGGAGCGAACGGGCCTACGAGGGGCCGGGCGACCCGCTGAACATGGTGGTCGACATCGACCGGCTCCGCGAGGAGGAGCAAAGGCTGCTGGACGACACCCTGTCGCCGTGGCAGACGCGCTACCCCCAGGTCACGGTGGAGCGGCGCCTGGTGCGCTCCCGGATCCGCCCGGCGCTGATCGAAGCGAGTCACGACGCGCAGCTGGTCGTGGCCGGTGCGCGCGGACGCGGTGGCTTCACCGGCCTGCGGCTCGGCTCGGTCAGCCAGGCCCTGCTGCATCACGCGCACTGCCCAGTCGCCGTGGTCCGCGGCAAGGAGTGA
- a CDS encoding ferritin family protein has translation MFRHSIRTLLVSLCALTAASQAAPALALAAPADPHPQQAARALHAQTLTDLTTAMKGEAFAHASYSLFGTQADGAAHAAIGRLFRTTAQTELNEHLHEAATLAGVVGTNAANLRQAIKGETYEHQVMYRGFATQARQDGDTKAAELFTEIAADEGHHRDAFRTALAAVTSGHGTVPAPSAAKTVAVPAGLPQVSAARTKTNLDTAMHGEALAYAKYMLFAAQAKQTGNPALARLWEGTAAVELHEHFAGEAVLAGRVGTTKANLNKAITGERSEATTIYPGFAKQATAVGDTAAASYFRNTAADEARHAAAFQAALNQLR, from the coding sequence GTGTTCCGCCACTCGATACGTACGCTCCTGGTCAGTCTGTGCGCGCTGACCGCGGCATCGCAGGCGGCCCCCGCCCTGGCCCTCGCCGCCCCGGCCGACCCCCACCCGCAGCAAGCCGCCCGGGCGCTTCACGCGCAGACGCTCACGGACCTCACCACCGCCATGAAGGGCGAGGCGTTCGCCCATGCCTCCTACAGCCTCTTCGGCACTCAAGCCGACGGCGCGGCCCACGCTGCCATCGGACGGCTCTTCCGGACCACGGCGCAGACCGAGCTGAACGAGCACCTGCACGAGGCAGCCACGCTGGCCGGAGTGGTCGGCACGAACGCGGCCAACCTGCGCCAGGCGATCAAGGGGGAGACGTACGAGCACCAGGTCATGTACCGCGGCTTCGCGACCCAAGCCCGGCAGGACGGGGACACGAAGGCCGCCGAGCTGTTCACGGAGATCGCCGCCGACGAGGGCCACCACCGCGATGCCTTCCGCACGGCGCTCGCAGCCGTGACCTCCGGCCACGGCACCGTCCCGGCCCCGAGCGCCGCCAAGACGGTCGCGGTACCCGCCGGGCTGCCACAGGTGAGCGCCGCCCGCACGAAGACCAACCTGGACACCGCGATGCACGGCGAGGCCCTGGCCTACGCCAAGTACATGCTGTTCGCGGCGCAGGCGAAGCAGACCGGAAACCCCGCACTGGCCCGTCTGTGGGAAGGGACGGCCGCCGTCGAGCTGCACGAGCACTTCGCCGGCGAGGCGGTCCTGGCCGGGCGGGTGGGCACCACGAAGGCGAACCTGAACAAGGCCATCACCGGGGAGCGCTCGGAGGCGACCACCATCTACCCGGGGTTCGCCAAGCAGGCGACCGCCGTCGGTGACACCGCCGCCGCCTCCTACTTCCGTAACACCGCCGCGGACGAGGCCCGACACGCCGCCGCCTTCCAGGCAGCGCTGAACCAGCTGCGCTGA
- a CDS encoding heavy metal translocating P-type ATPase: MTHRTFTAQLRRLTAAVVSSRLEPALLAVTAAALTAGGIAWLSGAASLADLLWALGTLAAVLPAVGWVLASLRHGHAGVDLIAVLALGGTLAVHEYLAGALIALMLATGRTLEAAAQRRASHDLRALLEHAPRSARRRTDAGVTTVPLAEVAVGDLLVVGPGEVVPVDGRVENAAAVLDELVLTGESLQIERARDELVRSGVVNAGGAFELRATATEPNSTYAGIVRLAQQAGAESAPVVRLADRYAAWFLPLSLVVAGLAWLISGNPVRAVAVLVVATPCPLLLAAPVAIVSGLSRASRLGVVIRDGGALENLGRARTLLLDKTGTLTRGRPRVLDVIAAPDVRPTEVLRLAASLDQYSPHVLAQAIVDTARERGMTLSVPTDVTEEPGRGATGTVDGHQISIGRTGAATARPDWAKAVDTRALLDGATVAWLTVDGHLTGAVLLRDPLRHDAPRTLRYLRAAGFERLLMLTGDRAAPAHEVAAVLGLDDVRAELSPADKVAAVRAEREHAVTVMVGDGVNDAPALAAADIGVAMGARGSTASSEAADIVLATDRVDRLADAVTIAQRARHIAVQSALGGMLMSLAAMAAAAAGLLPPAAGALLQEGIDVVVILNALRALRVDQATRPVLTPAAEALIHRFAAEHYDLQDVLDSVRDAADRLSDSSGPTALAAVEETHRLLNERLLPHEHAEEHQLYPALAPTLGGPEATATMSRAHTEIERLSRRIATHLQLAHASEGLSSEQLDDLRSCLYGLNTVLRLHFTQEEENYFSLAP, translated from the coding sequence ATGACCCACCGCACGTTCACCGCCCAGCTGCGCCGCCTGACCGCAGCGGTCGTGTCGTCACGGCTCGAACCCGCTCTCCTGGCCGTCACCGCGGCGGCCCTGACAGCCGGCGGCATCGCCTGGCTCTCGGGGGCCGCCAGCCTCGCCGACCTCCTCTGGGCCCTGGGCACCCTGGCCGCCGTGCTCCCCGCGGTGGGATGGGTGCTTGCCTCATTGCGGCACGGACATGCGGGTGTCGACCTGATCGCCGTCCTCGCGCTGGGCGGCACCCTGGCCGTCCACGAATACCTGGCCGGCGCGCTGATCGCGCTGATGCTCGCCACCGGCCGCACCCTCGAAGCCGCGGCCCAGCGCCGCGCCTCCCACGACCTGCGTGCCCTGCTGGAGCACGCACCGCGCTCCGCGCGCCGCCGCACCGACGCCGGGGTGACCACGGTGCCACTTGCCGAGGTCGCAGTCGGTGATCTGCTCGTCGTCGGCCCCGGCGAGGTCGTCCCCGTCGACGGCCGGGTGGAGAACGCCGCCGCCGTCCTCGACGAGTTGGTACTCACTGGGGAGTCCCTCCAGATCGAGCGGGCACGGGATGAGCTGGTGCGCAGCGGCGTGGTCAACGCCGGAGGCGCCTTCGAACTGCGCGCCACCGCCACCGAGCCGAACAGCACCTATGCCGGGATCGTACGGCTGGCCCAGCAGGCCGGCGCCGAGTCCGCGCCAGTGGTACGGCTGGCCGACCGGTACGCGGCATGGTTTCTGCCGCTATCGCTCGTGGTGGCGGGACTGGCCTGGCTGATCAGCGGGAACCCCGTGCGCGCAGTCGCCGTCCTGGTGGTCGCCACTCCCTGTCCGCTGCTGCTGGCCGCTCCTGTCGCGATCGTCTCGGGACTCTCTCGCGCCTCCCGCCTTGGCGTCGTCATTCGTGACGGCGGAGCGCTGGAGAACCTCGGCCGCGCCCGCACCCTGCTGCTGGACAAGACCGGCACCCTCACCCGCGGCCGCCCCCGCGTCCTCGACGTCATCGCCGCCCCGGACGTCAGACCCACCGAAGTCCTCCGCCTGGCGGCCTCACTCGACCAGTACTCGCCCCACGTCCTCGCCCAGGCCATCGTCGACACCGCCCGGGAACGCGGAATGACGCTCTCGGTCCCGACGGACGTCACCGAGGAACCGGGCCGGGGCGCCACCGGCACCGTGGACGGGCACCAGATCTCAATCGGCCGTACGGGGGCCGCGACCGCCCGGCCCGACTGGGCGAAGGCGGTCGACACCCGCGCCCTTCTCGACGGCGCGACCGTCGCCTGGCTCACCGTCGACGGACACCTGACCGGCGCCGTACTCCTGCGCGACCCCCTGCGCCACGACGCCCCGCGCACCCTGCGCTACCTGCGTGCGGCAGGCTTCGAACGGCTACTGATGCTCACCGGCGACCGCGCCGCACCCGCCCATGAAGTCGCCGCCGTCCTCGGTCTGGACGACGTCCGCGCCGAACTCTCCCCGGCCGACAAGGTCGCCGCCGTACGCGCCGAACGCGAGCACGCCGTCACCGTGATGGTCGGCGACGGCGTCAACGACGCCCCCGCCCTCGCCGCCGCCGACATCGGCGTCGCCATGGGCGCCCGCGGCTCCACCGCCTCCTCCGAAGCCGCCGACATCGTCCTGGCCACCGACCGCGTCGACCGCCTCGCCGACGCCGTCACCATCGCGCAACGCGCCCGGCACATCGCCGTACAAAGCGCCCTCGGCGGCATGCTCATGTCCCTGGCCGCCATGGCCGCCGCCGCGGCCGGTCTCCTCCCGCCTGCCGCCGGCGCCCTGCTCCAGGAGGGGATCGACGTCGTCGTCATTCTCAACGCCCTGCGCGCGCTGCGCGTCGACCAAGCCACGCGACCGGTCCTCACCCCCGCCGCCGAGGCCCTCATCCACCGCTTCGCCGCCGAACACTACGACCTCCAGGACGTCCTCGACTCCGTACGCGACGCAGCCGACCGCCTCTCCGACAGCTCCGGCCCAACGGCACTGGCGGCCGTGGAGGAGACACACCGGCTGCTGAACGAGCGGCTGCTGCCCCACGAGCACGCCGAGGAACACCAGCTCTACCCAGCCCTGGCCCCCACACTCGGCGGACCCGAGGCCACCGCCACCATGAGCCGCGCCCACACCGAGATCGAACGCCTCTCCCGCCGCATCGCCACCCACCTGCAACTGGCTCACGCAAGCGAGGGCCTCTCCTCCGAACAACTCGACGACCTGCGCTCCTGCCTCTACGGCCTCAACACCGTCCTACGCCTGCACTTCACCCAGGAAGAGGAGAACTACTTCTCCCTCGCTCCGTGA